The genomic segment TCATTGACGGACTCAAGCTCAATGCCTTCGCCGCCGTCTTCACCGTGCTCTCAGGTAGTCACATTGTATTTGTTCTTCACTGAAATGCTTTcagtatttgtttattttgtctgaAATACATGATATGTGGATGTTTTGATTCCAGTCTCAAAGCACAGGTAGTGTTTCTTGATGAAAGCCTCTCCTAATGTGGTACAAGACGCTAGGAATAGGGGAAAGATAACAAATCTGAGGTCCTTtgctttcaaaacaaaattagaAGATGGGAAGAGGAGTCATGAAAAAGAATCTCTCACTGATAATTGCATACTATCACCAGGCATGGAGCCTTTCCCGGGGTTTTCATGTAACTCTCAAAAACTCTGAACTAAATTTAAAATCTATGACGTAGGAAGTGTAATGAATAACAGAATGACTCACAGCGATCAAGTCATGAGTTGAAGAAATGTTGTTAGCATCTTTTAGTGGCTGACAAGATGAAAAGCGCGTAGTTCCAATAGACTTAAAGGGGATATTAGTTTTTACAAATCTTGTCCAAAATAACCTCGGAACCTTTTCAGAATGAACAAGCATAAGCTATTTGGATAAGGGATTTGCATTTacatctgtgtgtacatgtgtgtacttgtgcaATTGAATGGGCCTGTGACACGGTACTTTAAGAAATTgcgaaaaaaataaaaaaatgaatgaatgaatgacttgAAACGAATCTTCTTTTCTGCGATGGGTCACATTCGTGCCTCTGTACGTAATACTGTATGGTGCATCGTCacacagctagctaactaaccgTATGCATATAATTGCAGGTCTGCTGGGTATGGTGGCTCATGTGATGTACACACAGGTCTTCCAGGTCACCGTCAGTCTGGGTCCACCCGACTGGAGGCCCTACAACTGGGACTATGGCTGGTCCTTCTGGTATGACTCCTAGCCCCATAAATATACAGCAGAACTCCCACTCACCTGTTGGGAAATCAAATAAGGAGACCTGCAGGGCTTCCATTTCTCACGTAACAGCCCCACACAGTCCGCTCTAGCTCTATGCTCTCACCTCTGCCCACCATCACTGTCTCTAATGAAAAAAGCCCAAAGCTCTCATGTTACGGTGGGATTAGGCTTTGGTGTCTAAAGCCCCAATACAGGCGTGATTGGAATTGCATAAGGGGATAATATTTCACCCCTTCACAATATGCGCAGTATGTTGAAAATTCCTTTTAGAGGCTAAACAATTCTTGACCTTTTGTGAGCATTAACCAACCTGAGTGAAAAGTTCACGAGATGaggaattgattgattgatcgcATGTGACCTGGCACACTGTGTAAAAGTGGTGGCCACTTTTACACAGGGTCAAAATATCAAcagaaaattgtcaaattggaTTGTGTCCTCACATGGGTGCTCACCGTTTTTTCATTACAAAAGCAGAGTTCAGATGATATTGTTCATGTTCAGTAGAGAGTCACCCTGTGTACTGAATTACAATGTGATTTTCTCattccttgctctctctcttacatcAGCATGGCCTGGGCATCCTTCACCTGTTGCATGGGTGCATCAGTCACCACCCTCAACTCCTATACGAAGACCGTTATCGAGTTCAGGCACAAGCGCAAGACCTTTGAGCAAACCATCCGGGAGGAGCACGCGCGGGAGGCTTTCGGATATTTCCGGGAACGCTCGGTGCAGTCCATCTCCAAGTCCGTGGAAGTTTACGCGGACCAGACCCCCAAAAGCAGCAGGAAAACACCTATACCCGCTTCCTCCCTGGACCTGAATGACATTCCAGCATCCTTAGGGGAAGAGCAGTGCTGAACGGGACAGAGCGGAGGATGGTGGTGTTTCTCTTCGTGTGGGAACTTGATGGATGTGTTCAGCTTGGGATGAATGCCTCAAGGGATTTCAGGCCACATCAGCAGCTCCATCTGATTTCCATTTCTACACTGCCTTAATGGAAGAAGGAAATCCACTccctgtgggtgtgtttgtggcaTTGGTAGTCATGGAGCTTCAAGTCCCATA from the Centroberyx gerrardi isolate f3 chromosome 3, fCenGer3.hap1.cur.20231027, whole genome shotgun sequence genome contains:
- the LOC139923202 gene encoding germ cell-specific gene 1-like protein codes for the protein MKTTRKCRTLLSVGLNFFALLFSITAFITTYWCVGTQRVPKPKCSKLRTHQCIDYGVNETDPNKVVYSWETGDDRFLFRQFHTGIWFSCEENIHDESERCRSFIDLAPASEKGILWLSLVSEMLYIVLLVVGFSLMCLELVHSSNVIDGLKLNAFAAVFTVLSGLLGMVAHVMYTQVFQVTVSLGPPDWRPYNWDYGWSFCMAWASFTCCMGASVTTLNSYTKTVIEFRHKRKTFEQTIREEHAREAFGYFRERSVQSISKSVEVYADQTPKSSRKTPIPASSLDLNDIPASLGEEQC